A part of Bacillota bacterium genomic DNA contains:
- a CDS encoding lytic transglycosylase domain-containing protein, producing MSLRHAARWALVVTGAVLAAYLFLHSKWYLERAYPTPYRDLVTQYCAEHNVDPFLVTALMRVESRFRPYVVSEKGARGLMQVMPDTGRWVAEELGIDGFDPEMLHDPRVNLRIGTWYLASLEREFGGNTVLVLAAYNAGRGNVRKWLDTSRWTGSTEEIEDIPFPETREYVRKVLRLYDAYVRAYDGQWIGSRPESSS from the coding sequence ATAAGTCTCCGCCATGCGGCGCGCTGGGCCCTGGTTGTTACGGGCGCGGTCCTCGCTGCCTACCTTTTCTTGCACTCCAAGTGGTATCTAGAGCGGGCGTATCCGACTCCATACAGGGATCTCGTCACGCAGTACTGCGCTGAGCACAATGTGGACCCGTTCCTCGTGACGGCGCTCATGCGAGTGGAGAGCCGTTTCAGGCCGTACGTGGTGTCGGAGAAGGGCGCGCGCGGTCTCATGCAGGTGATGCCTGATACCGGCAGGTGGGTTGCCGAGGAACTCGGGATCGACGGGTTCGACCCGGAGATGCTGCATGATCCCAGGGTGAACCTCCGCATAGGGACGTGGTACCTCGCATCGCTCGAGCGGGAGTTCGGAGGCAACACGGTGCTTGTGCTCGCCGCGTACAACGCAGGGCGCGGCAATGTGCGGAAGTGGCTGGACACATCGCGCTGGACCGGAAGTACAGAAGAGATAGAGGACATCCCGTTTCCTGAGACGCGGGAGTATGTGAGGAAGGTCCTCAGGCTGTACGACGCGTACGTCCGAGCCTACGACGGTCAATGGATTGGGTCCCGGCCGGAAAGTAGCAGCTAG
- a CDS encoding nicotinate phosphoribosyltransferase produces the protein MPEKSSGCISAFDTPSEVREITSLEDVRGFRVDPKKRFYSAQHDEIRMGLTTDIYFIRTREILDKLHLGRTPVVGEIFPRKAGIFAGVGEVLHLLEGKQVKVWALPEGCEFAPKDVVMRIEGPYEEFGMFETPILGFLASSSGWATAARQVKEAADGRQVICFGARHVHPAVAPVMERAAVIGGVDGASCILAAKLLGREPSGTVPHAVFLIVGDTVKVAKAYDEFMPPDAARIILVDTFKDEAEEALRVADALGKRLAGIRLDTPGERGGVTADLVAEVRARLDQAGYNHVKILVSGGLYPEKIRELAAAGAHAFGVGSFISQAPPIDMTLDLKEVAGKPIAKRGRIPGRIPNEKLELVMG, from the coding sequence ATGCCTGAGAAGTCGAGTGGTTGCATATCCGCTTTCGACACCCCGAGCGAGGTCCGCGAGATCACAAGCCTTGAGGACGTCCGCGGCTTCCGCGTGGACCCCAAGAAGCGCTTCTACTCCGCCCAGCACGATGAGATCCGGATGGGCCTCACTACCGATATCTACTTTATCAGAACGCGCGAGATCCTGGACAAGCTGCATCTCGGCCGCACGCCTGTGGTGGGCGAGATCTTTCCGCGCAAGGCGGGCATATTCGCAGGCGTCGGCGAAGTGCTTCACCTCCTCGAGGGGAAACAGGTCAAGGTGTGGGCTCTCCCTGAGGGGTGCGAGTTCGCCCCGAAGGACGTGGTGATGCGCATAGAAGGGCCCTATGAGGAGTTCGGCATGTTTGAGACGCCGATCTTGGGGTTCCTGGCGAGCTCCAGCGGGTGGGCCACCGCCGCGCGCCAGGTCAAGGAGGCCGCTGATGGCAGGCAGGTTATATGCTTCGGCGCAAGGCATGTCCATCCGGCGGTCGCGCCCGTCATGGAGCGGGCTGCCGTGATTGGCGGCGTGGACGGGGCGAGCTGCATACTCGCGGCGAAGCTGCTCGGCCGTGAGCCCTCGGGCACCGTGCCCCACGCCGTCTTCCTCATTGTAGGGGATACCGTGAAGGTCGCCAAGGCCTACGACGAGTTCATGCCGCCCGACGCTGCGCGGATCATCCTCGTCGATACGTTCAAGGACGAGGCCGAGGAAGCCCTTCGGGTGGCGGACGCGCTAGGCAAGCGTCTCGCTGGGATCCGCCTGGACACCCCGGGTGAGCGAGGCGGTGTTACCGCCGATCTCGTCGCCGAAGTGCGTGCGCGTCTTGACCAGGCAGGGTACAACCACGTGAAGATCCTGGTGTCCGGCGGGCTCTACCCAGAGAAGATACGGGAGCTCGCGGCCGCCGGGGCTCATGCGTTCGGGGTGGGCAGCTTTATCTCGCAGGCACCGCCCATCGATATGACCCTCGATCTCAAAGAGGTTGCAGGGAAACCCATTGCCAAGAGGGGAAGGATACCGGGCAGGATCCCCAACGAAAAGCTGGAGCTGGTCATGGGGTGA
- a CDS encoding ABC transporter ATP-binding protein, translated as MGETLLEVRDLKTYFYTEDGVVPAVDGVSFSVDKGETIGIVGESGCGKSVTSLSVMRLIPNPPGKIVGGEIIFEGKNILEKSEAEMRHIRGNEISMIFQEPMTSLNPVFTVGDQIMEAIMLHQKVGKKEARKKTIEMLRLVGIPSAEKRVDEYPHQMSGGMRQRVMIAMALSCNPKLLIADEPTTALDVTIQAQILDLMLKLKEDLGTAIMLITHDLGVVAETVNKVVVMYAGKIVESADVVSIFKKPEHPYTLGLLGSIPKVNEDRERLQVIEGVVPNPFNMPTGCRFHPRCSFVRDICKEEEPELVDVEAGHQVRCWRFLGYHKN; from the coding sequence ATGGGCGAGACGCTCTTGGAAGTAAGAGATCTCAAGACGTACTTCTACACCGAGGACGGGGTGGTCCCGGCGGTCGACGGGGTGTCGTTCTCGGTTGATAAAGGCGAGACCATCGGCATCGTGGGGGAGAGCGGATGCGGCAAGAGCGTCACGTCTCTCTCGGTGATGCGGCTCATCCCGAACCCGCCGGGGAAGATAGTCGGCGGTGAGATAATCTTCGAGGGGAAGAACATCCTCGAGAAGAGCGAGGCTGAGATGAGGCACATCCGCGGGAACGAGATCTCCATGATATTCCAAGAGCCCATGACGAGTTTGAACCCGGTGTTCACCGTGGGCGACCAAATCATGGAGGCCATAATGCTTCACCAGAAGGTGGGGAAGAAAGAGGCCCGCAAGAAAACCATCGAGATGCTGAGGCTTGTGGGCATTCCGTCCGCGGAGAAGCGGGTGGATGAGTATCCGCATCAGATGAGCGGCGGGATGAGGCAGAGGGTCATGATAGCAATGGCACTGTCGTGCAACCCGAAGCTCCTCATCGCCGATGAGCCCACCACCGCCCTGGACGTGACGATACAGGCGCAGATCCTTGACCTTATGCTCAAGCTCAAGGAGGACCTCGGAACAGCGATCATGCTCATCACCCACGACCTCGGGGTAGTGGCCGAGACGGTGAACAAGGTCGTGGTAATGTATGCCGGCAAGATCGTCGAGAGCGCGGACGTGGTGAGCATCTTCAAGAAGCCGGAACATCCTTATACCCTCGGGCTTCTGGGGTCGATCCCGAAGGTCAACGAGGACCGCGAAAGGCTGCAGGTGATCGAGGGCGTCGTTCCGAACCCGTTCAACATGCCTACGGGGTGCAGGTTCCATCCCAGGTGCAGCTTTGTTCGGGACATCTGTAAGGAAGAGGAGCCTGAACTGGTCGATGTCGAGGCCGGTCACCAGGTCAGGTGCTGGAGGTTCCTCGGCTACCACAAGAACTAG
- a CDS encoding dipeptide ABC transporter ATP-binding protein, whose translation MAEVLLEVKDLVKHFPITKGIVLSRKVGAVKAVDGVSFHINRGETLGLVGESGCGKSTTGRLILRLIEATSGEIIFEGKNILKLGREEMRELRKDMQIIFQDPYASLNPRMTVGDIIGEPMEIHRIARGREKDRRVRELLEVVGLSPFHARRYPHEFSGGQRQRIGVARALAVNPKLIICDEPVSALDVSIQAQVINLLQDLQREFGLTYLFIAHDLSVVKHISDRVAVMYLGKIVELAAKHELYNNPQHPYTEALLSAVPIPDPTKKKQRIILEGDVPSPINPPSGCRFHTRCRYAQDICSVEDPPFVDIGDSHFVACHFRKSLGNRKAAVH comes from the coding sequence ATGGCAGAGGTGCTTCTTGAAGTAAAGGACCTGGTGAAACACTTCCCGATAACAAAGGGCATAGTGCTCTCCAGAAAGGTCGGCGCGGTAAAGGCCGTGGACGGGGTGAGCTTTCACATAAACCGGGGGGAGACCTTGGGCCTCGTCGGTGAGAGCGGCTGCGGCAAGTCAACGACGGGCAGGCTCATCCTGAGGCTCATCGAGGCCACCTCGGGCGAGATAATCTTCGAAGGCAAGAACATCCTCAAGCTCGGGCGCGAGGAGATGCGCGAGCTCCGCAAGGACATGCAGATAATATTCCAGGACCCATACGCGTCGTTGAACCCCAGGATGACCGTGGGGGACATCATCGGGGAGCCCATGGAGATCCACAGGATAGCGCGGGGCAGGGAGAAAGACAGGAGAGTGCGCGAGCTTCTCGAGGTTGTGGGCCTGTCGCCGTTCCACGCCCGGAGATACCCTCACGAGTTCTCTGGAGGGCAGCGGCAGAGGATCGGGGTCGCGCGGGCGCTCGCGGTGAATCCCAAGCTCATCATCTGCGACGAGCCCGTGTCGGCGCTTGACGTGTCCATCCAGGCGCAAGTCATCAACCTGCTGCAGGACCTGCAGCGCGAGTTCGGGCTCACGTACCTTTTCATTGCGCACGACCTCAGCGTCGTGAAGCACATATCCGACAGGGTTGCCGTGATGTATCTCGGCAAGATAGTGGAGCTCGCGGCGAAGCACGAGCTGTACAACAACCCGCAGCATCCGTACACCGAGGCGCTTCTTTCCGCGGTACCGATACCGGATCCGACCAAGAAGAAACAGCGCATAATCCTGGAGGGAGACGTGCCGAGCCCGATAAACCCGCCGAGCGGGTGCAGGTTCCATACGCGGTGCAGGTATGCGCAGGACATCTGCTCCGTCGAGGATCCGCCGTTCGTCGACATTGGGGACAGCCATTTCGTCGCGTGCCACTTCAGAAAATCCTTGGGGAACAGGAAGGCTGCAGTGCACTAA
- a CDS encoding N-acetylmuramoyl-L-alanine amidase encodes MKARRIKNTMRTMGTMRTMLWCTVMAATILVAASPAALARGGLEGVKIFIDPGHGGPEPGAIGPSGLRESDVNLRVATALRNCLVEYGGATVMMSRTGDVDVSLAGRTAAANQWGADRFISVHHNASYNQSYNATETYAYTYAGATALDLRDKVHASMVSGLGLPDGGVHTANFYVLRTAWMPAILTEASYISNPYQEARLKDMGYTWREGYYIYLGIANHFGVAP; translated from the coding sequence GTGAAAGCACGGAGAATCAAGAACACGATGAGAACGATGGGAACTATGCGAACTATGCTTTGGTGTACGGTCATGGCGGCCACCATTTTGGTGGCGGCATCACCCGCAGCGCTGGCGCGGGGCGGGCTGGAAGGAGTCAAGATCTTCATTGATCCCGGCCACGGCGGGCCGGAGCCGGGCGCTATCGGTCCATCCGGGCTTCGCGAATCCGATGTGAACCTAAGGGTGGCGACGGCCCTCCGAAACTGCCTGGTGGAGTACGGCGGGGCAACCGTTATGATGTCGCGTACGGGCGACGTCGACGTGAGCCTTGCTGGCAGGACCGCGGCTGCTAACCAGTGGGGAGCGGACAGGTTCATCTCCGTGCACCACAACGCCTCGTACAACCAGAGCTATAATGCGACGGAAACATACGCGTATACCTATGCGGGTGCGACCGCGCTCGACCTGCGCGACAAAGTCCACGCAAGTATGGTGTCAGGCCTTGGGCTTCCTGACGGGGGAGTCCATACAGCCAACTTCTATGTGCTCCGAACCGCGTGGATGCCTGCGATCCTTACAGAGGCGTCATACATAAGCAATCCCTACCAGGAAGCCCGCCTGAAAGACATGGGCTACACCTGGCGCGAGGGGTATTACATCTACCTCGGCATCGCCAATCATTTCGGCGTTGCTCCTTAG
- a CDS encoding DUF3459 domain-containing protein, whose amino-acid sequence MGEVVGELGPARASRGVKFRYFNPRASRAYIAGEFNNWRAADCEMHRHPCGVWEVVVPLGEGAHEYKFVVDGEWTRDPHNPCMMLNEHGTVNSVVEVAPDGEVRTPAPQGEASGFGRFRAVTSPDWARDAVIYEVFPRVFSEDGTLEGVTRRIPQIADLGATCVWLMPIHDIGRDGRKGSLGSPYAIYDYLSIHPSLGTDADLYELVRTAHHHGLRVIMDFVANHSARDCPLTVTHPEWYRRDAHGNIQCAGFGWDDVVAFDYSSAALRDYMIGVMRHYVEKFDIDGYRCDVAALVPTDFWRAARRVLKSVKPDVLLLAESHEPAHNAAAFDVTYEETLPKILAQVLSGALPAKAVRDMIENDRRSFPMGSLRLRYLENHDQLRAVRALGRRGYEVAATLLFTLDGIPLIYNGQEIGEEERPSLFDPFKIRWQAGDPVVSAMYRELCRMRRETPALRRGSLTFLDVSRDDAALAFYREHGSSRVLVVLNFAGDVVRARLAAPGGRLPGVDRDAVYSLDALRGPASPCPPNVRGGDLASLELTLEPYGAKVLAVKDAN is encoded by the coding sequence TTGGGCGAGGTTGTGGGAGAGCTGGGCCCCGCGCGCGCAAGCCGTGGGGTCAAGTTTCGTTACTTCAACCCGCGCGCTTCGCGGGCCTACATTGCGGGCGAGTTCAACAACTGGCGCGCGGCTGATTGCGAGATGCACAGGCACCCGTGCGGGGTGTGGGAGGTTGTCGTGCCGCTGGGCGAGGGCGCGCACGAGTACAAGTTCGTCGTCGACGGAGAATGGACGCGCGATCCGCACAATCCGTGCATGATGCTGAACGAGCACGGCACGGTGAACTCCGTCGTAGAGGTAGCGCCGGACGGCGAGGTGCGCACGCCGGCCCCGCAGGGGGAGGCGTCAGGATTCGGCAGATTCAGGGCGGTTACGAGTCCTGACTGGGCTCGCGATGCCGTGATATACGAAGTATTCCCGCGTGTCTTCAGCGAGGACGGAACCCTTGAGGGCGTCACAAGGCGGATCCCGCAGATTGCAGATCTCGGCGCCACGTGCGTCTGGCTCATGCCCATTCACGACATAGGGAGAGACGGGCGAAAGGGAAGCTTGGGTAGTCCCTATGCGATTTACGATTATCTCAGCATCCATCCAAGCCTTGGAACAGACGCCGATCTTTACGAGCTGGTAAGAACGGCGCACCACCACGGCCTTCGCGTCATCATGGACTTCGTGGCGAATCACAGCGCACGGGATTGTCCTCTCACGGTGACGCACCCCGAGTGGTACCGCAGAGACGCGCACGGGAACATACAGTGTGCCGGCTTCGGCTGGGACGACGTGGTCGCGTTCGACTACTCCAGCGCCGCCCTGCGGGACTACATGATTGGCGTCATGCGCCACTATGTCGAGAAGTTCGACATCGACGGCTACCGGTGTGATGTGGCGGCGCTCGTGCCGACGGACTTCTGGCGGGCCGCGAGGCGCGTGTTGAAGTCGGTCAAGCCCGATGTGCTCTTGCTGGCGGAGTCGCACGAGCCAGCTCACAACGCCGCCGCGTTCGACGTCACTTACGAGGAGACTCTCCCCAAGATCCTGGCGCAGGTTCTGTCGGGCGCGCTTCCGGCCAAGGCGGTCAGGGACATGATCGAAAACGACCGGCGCTCGTTCCCCATGGGCTCGCTGAGGCTCCGCTATCTCGAGAACCACGATCAGCTGCGGGCCGTCCGCGCCCTCGGGCGGAGGGGTTACGAGGTCGCGGCCACTCTCTTGTTCACCCTCGACGGGATTCCCCTCATCTATAACGGCCAGGAGATAGGCGAGGAGGAGAGGCCCTCCCTTTTCGATCCGTTCAAGATCCGCTGGCAGGCCGGGGACCCTGTTGTGAGCGCTATGTACAGGGAGCTCTGCCGCATGAGGCGCGAGACGCCAGCCCTGAGGCGCGGGTCTTTGACTTTCTTGGACGTGAGCAGGGATGATGCGGCCCTGGCCTTCTACAGAGAGCACGGCAGCAGCCGCGTTTTGGTGGTGCTGAATTTCGCAGGCGACGTGGTGCGCGCGAGGCTGGCCGCCCCTGGCGGCCGTCTGCCGGGGGTAGACCGCGACGCCGTATACAGCTTGGATGCTCTAAGAGGCCCGGCGTCACCTTGCCCGCCGAACGTCCGCGGCGGGGACCTCGCATCGCTCGAGCTCACACTGGAGCCATACGGCGCGAAGGTCCTAGCGGTCAAGGATGCTAACTGA
- a CDS encoding GntR family transcriptional regulator, which translates to MHISISYNNPVPLYKQIVDQIREKVLSGELAPGESLPSIRQLAEEAGTSVITTKRAYSELEAEGIIVTRAGLGSFVAHLDAARAKAIRMRSLRQRLADIVADARGSGVTDEELLRLLREAMECGGDGSRDGGDGGD; encoded by the coding sequence GTGCACATCAGCATCTCATACAACAACCCCGTGCCCTTGTACAAGCAGATAGTGGACCAGATCAGGGAGAAGGTGCTCTCCGGCGAGCTCGCTCCTGGCGAGAGCTTACCGTCCATCCGGCAGCTCGCAGAGGAGGCCGGGACAAGCGTGATAACAACGAAAAGGGCCTACTCGGAGCTTGAGGCGGAGGGGATAATCGTGACGCGGGCAGGGCTGGGGTCGTTCGTGGCTCACCTCGATGCCGCGCGCGCTAAGGCCATCCGGATGCGGTCCCTCCGCCAGCGACTCGCAGACATCGTGGCCGACGCGAGGGGAAGCGGTGTGACCGATGAGGAGCTCTTGAGACTTCTCAGGGAGGCGATGGAGTGTGGCGGTGACGGTAGCAGGGACGGCGGCGACGGTGGCGACTGA
- a CDS encoding ABC transporter ATP-binding protein, with amino-acid sequence MAVTVAGTAATVATEAAAVKGARELAEAPALMLSAVGKRYPKFELKDVSFVLPRGYIMGFIGPNGAGKSTTIKIVMNMVRKSRGTVKVLGLDHVAFETEVKRHVGYLGEEPHFYEEVSPAWLGGFVGKYYPTWDAGFYRATLRRFGIEPSKPVKALSKGMKVKLGLALALSHKPELLILDEPTSGLDPVVRHDVLAELMSVIQDEKRSVFFSTHITQDVEKVADYVTFINEGRVVISDVKDDVLARWKKVSFPLPLPPYARGASDPARIELGLAEARERVERAMRGALGKAFASHKIDGLTFTGITRAFSGDVEREISQLAETRPRVIPVSLDEILVAIVRGSETC; translated from the coding sequence GTGGCGGTGACGGTAGCAGGGACGGCGGCGACGGTGGCGACTGAGGCGGCCGCGGTCAAGGGCGCCAGGGAGCTCGCAGAGGCGCCTGCGCTCATGCTGTCAGCGGTCGGCAAGAGGTACCCCAAGTTCGAGCTCAAGGACGTGTCTTTCGTGTTGCCGAGAGGGTACATCATGGGGTTCATCGGGCCCAACGGCGCCGGAAAGAGCACGACCATCAAGATAGTGATGAATATGGTGCGGAAGTCTCGCGGGACCGTCAAGGTGCTCGGCCTCGATCATGTGGCCTTTGAGACCGAAGTGAAGAGGCACGTGGGTTATCTGGGCGAGGAACCTCATTTCTACGAGGAGGTCTCTCCTGCGTGGCTCGGCGGCTTCGTCGGCAAGTACTATCCCACATGGGACGCGGGGTTTTACAGGGCGACCCTGCGACGTTTCGGGATAGAACCCTCGAAGCCCGTGAAGGCTCTCTCAAAAGGCATGAAGGTGAAGCTCGGATTGGCGCTCGCCCTCTCGCACAAGCCGGAGCTCCTGATACTCGACGAGCCGACCAGCGGGCTCGACCCGGTGGTCCGCCACGACGTCCTGGCGGAACTCATGTCCGTCATCCAGGACGAGAAACGGAGCGTGTTCTTCTCGACCCACATCACCCAGGACGTGGAGAAGGTCGCGGACTACGTTACGTTCATCAATGAGGGACGGGTCGTCATCTCCGACGTGAAAGACGATGTGCTTGCCCGGTGGAAGAAGGTTTCGTTTCCCCTTCCGCTGCCGCCCTACGCAAGGGGCGCGTCCGACCCGGCTCGCATCGAGCTGGGCTTGGCTGAGGCGAGGGAGAGAGTGGAGCGGGCCATGAGGGGCGCCCTCGGGAAGGCCTTCGCCTCGCACAAGATCGACGGCCTCACCTTCACCGGCATCACTCGGGCCTTTTCGGGGGATGTGGAAAGGGAGATCTCTCAGCTGGCTGAAACAAGGCCGCGCGTCATTCCTGTTTCGCTCGACGAGATCCTGGTTGCGATCGTGAGGGGGAGTGAAACATGCTAG
- a CDS encoding ABC-2 transporter permease yields MLDLVWKDIIQGRRALAFYLAVGAAIALGLTFAMSDVGAVVALQMTLSVYGFAVKSTYDDDKHGALLFLKGLPLSDAAIVVSKFVSTFVVAVGFAVFSWGLCVVAEGFLGPSLRLGAAAGAPQGLSGLAWQILLSVAAFFGALLVVMAVYLAMFFCLGYARAAAYNRVVMLGLFAVIMAASAVFQRARVQPPEWAQALGRSWAAPLLAVCAGLAVYAAGCAASLWWVRRRDWS; encoded by the coding sequence ATGCTAGACCTCGTGTGGAAGGACATCATCCAAGGCAGGAGAGCGCTTGCTTTCTACCTTGCCGTCGGCGCAGCCATCGCGCTGGGTCTCACGTTCGCAATGAGCGACGTCGGTGCGGTAGTCGCTCTCCAGATGACCCTCTCGGTCTACGGGTTCGCCGTCAAGTCGACCTACGATGACGACAAGCACGGGGCGCTTCTCTTTCTGAAGGGGTTGCCTCTCTCCGACGCCGCCATAGTCGTGAGCAAGTTTGTGTCCACGTTCGTGGTGGCTGTAGGCTTCGCGGTCTTCTCCTGGGGGCTTTGCGTCGTCGCCGAAGGGTTTCTCGGACCGAGCCTCCGGCTCGGAGCCGCGGCTGGGGCGCCGCAGGGCCTTTCAGGACTGGCCTGGCAGATACTTCTCTCGGTCGCGGCGTTCTTCGGGGCGCTCCTGGTGGTCATGGCTGTGTACCTAGCGATGTTCTTCTGTCTGGGATACGCGAGGGCGGCCGCGTACAACCGCGTCGTCATGCTGGGCTTGTTTGCCGTGATCATGGCAGCGTCGGCGGTCTTTCAGCGGGCGCGCGTGCAACCGCCCGAGTGGGCGCAAGCTCTGGGACGGTCCTGGGCAGCGCCGCTCCTGGCGGTGTGCGCTGGGCTCGCGGTGTACGCCGCGGGTTGCGCCGCGTCGCTGTGGTGGGTGCGGAGGCGGGACTGGTCCTAG
- a CDS encoding prenyltransferase, producing the protein MLSPVPSSSASRRLRGLIQLADPKIWVASTVPMFAAGALAYADTGSFAIGWFLLTLVGIYAVEVGKNAVNEVVDWRSGADRFVAPEDATPFSGGKKTITGGLLRERDAIWIAVGSFALAALAGLPIVLFRTWHALWIAALGGFLALAYSAPPFSFCYRGLGELVVGVTFGPLLSLGTYVVQTGELSVRPVAIGVPIGILIASVLWINEFPDFEADRRANKRNLVVRMGKARARVVYAWLLGLAEAALIGVAVYLRNPWAVLGLAGSAEAYRAAKVCWRAYDCTAELVPANAGTVKTYILTGAGLIAGALLGRWLPL; encoded by the coding sequence ATGTTGTCTCCAGTGCCTTCGTCATCTGCCTCGCGGCGCTTGCGCGGGCTCATCCAGCTGGCTGACCCGAAGATATGGGTCGCATCCACTGTCCCCATGTTCGCTGCGGGTGCCCTCGCTTACGCGGACACGGGCTCGTTCGCAATAGGATGGTTCCTCCTTACGCTCGTCGGAATCTATGCGGTTGAGGTTGGCAAGAACGCCGTAAATGAGGTGGTGGACTGGCGCTCGGGCGCCGACAGGTTCGTGGCGCCGGAGGACGCGACCCCGTTCTCCGGAGGCAAGAAGACCATAACCGGCGGCCTGCTCAGAGAGCGAGACGCCATCTGGATCGCCGTGGGGAGCTTCGCATTGGCGGCCCTCGCAGGCCTACCCATCGTCCTCTTCCGGACTTGGCACGCCCTCTGGATCGCCGCACTCGGCGGATTCCTAGCCCTCGCCTACAGCGCGCCGCCCTTCTCCTTCTGCTACCGTGGCCTCGGAGAACTCGTGGTGGGAGTGACCTTCGGCCCGCTCCTTTCGCTGGGCACCTACGTGGTGCAGACTGGGGAGCTTTCAGTAAGGCCGGTTGCCATCGGCGTCCCCATCGGGATCCTCATCGCGAGCGTTCTCTGGATCAACGAGTTTCCCGACTTCGAGGCCGATAGGCGAGCCAATAAACGCAACCTCGTGGTGCGCATGGGCAAGGCCAGGGCCAGGGTGGTATATGCGTGGCTCCTGGGCCTTGCCGAGGCGGCACTCATCGGCGTGGCGGTGTACCTGCGGAACCCGTGGGCGGTCCTGGGCCTTGCGGGAAGCGCAGAGGCCTACCGCGCCGCCAAGGTCTGCTGGCGCGCATACGATTGCACGGCCGAGCTGGTCCCAGCCAACGCGGGCACGGTCAAGACCTACATCCTTACGGGCGCCGGGCTCATCGCCGGGGCACTGCTAGGACGTTGGCTGCCGCTATAA
- the scfA gene encoding six-cysteine peptide SCIFF has translation MKHIRTVSEGSTKAGLGMGGCKECQASCQSACKTSCTVGNQVCRQREK, from the coding sequence ATGAAGCACATTCGCACGGTAAGTGAGGGCTCGACGAAGGCCGGGCTTGGCATGGGCGGCTGCAAGGAATGCCAGGCCTCGTGCCAGTCGGCGTGCAAGACCTCGTGCACCGTCGGTAATCAGGTATGCCGGCAGCGCGAGAAGTGA